From Jiangella mangrovi:
GGCCTGGCCGCCTACGTCAAGGCGAACGTCGACCGGACGCTCATGCACCTGATCGAGCTGCGCGCCTCGATCATCAACGGCTGCTCCTACTGCGTCGACATGCACAGCCGCGACGCCCTGGCCGCCGGCGAGGACGCCCGCCGGCTCTTCGCCGTCGGCGCCTGGGAGGACGCTCCGTTCTTCACCGAGCGCGAGCGGGCGGCGCTCGCACTCACCGACTCCGCCACCCGGCTGGGCCCCGGTGGCGTGCCCGACGACGTCTGGGACATGGCCGCGAAGCTGTTCACCGAGAAGGAACTGGCCGATCTGCTGCTGACCATCGGCACAATCAACGTGTGGAACCGGATCACCGTACCGACCCGGACCGAGCCGCCGACGACGGTGTGATCGACACCGCGTCCGCCGACGCGGCCGTCGAGGTCCAGCGGCACCGGCCGATGCTCCTCGGCCTGGCCTACCGGATGCTGGGCTCGACCGGCGACGCCGAGGACGTCGTGCAGGACGCCTACCTGCGCTGGCGTGACGTCGACCGGTCGGAGGTGCGCGAGCCGCGCCGCTACCTGTCCCGGACGGTGACCCGGCTCGCCCTCGACCGGCTGCGCGAGCGGAAGGCGCACGCGAGCTACGTGGGGCCGTGGCTGCCGGACCCGGTGGCCACGGCCCCGTCGCCGTTCGACCCGCTCGAGACCGTCGAGCAGCGCGACTCGGTGTCGACGGCGACCCTCTACCTGATGGAGCGGCTGGACCCGGTCGAGCGCGCCGTGTTCGTGCTGCGCAGCGCGTTCGACCTGCCCTACGCGGAGATCGCCGAGATCGTCGACCGCACGCCCGAGCACAGCCGCCAGCTCTACCACCGAGCGGCCGCCCGGCTGGGCGACGACCGCCGCCGGTTCGCGCCCAGCCGCCGCGAGCACGCCGTCCTGCTCGAGCGCTTCCTCGTGGCGGCTCGCGAGGGCGACCTCGCCACGCTGCGGTCCCTGCTCCACGACGACGCGGTCGCCTGGACCGACGGCGGCGGCCGGGCGAAGGCGGCCCGCAACCCGGTGTCCGGTGCGGACAAGGTGGCCCGGTTCTTCGCCGGCATCCACACCCGCAGCCGTCCGGCGTACGAGCTGCTCGAGCTCAACGGCGCCCCCGGCGCGATCCTCCAGCTGTACGGCGGCCCCCAGACCCTCACCTTCAGCATCGACGACGGCAGGATCAGCGCGCTCTTCCTCGTCACCAATCCGGACAAGCTCGGCTGGCTCGGCCGGTAACGTCGGCACCGTGATCGCATCGCTCGCCCGCCGGGCCCTCTATGCCCTCGCGACCAGCACCGAGCTGGAGTCCGTCGTCCGCGCCGTCCCGCCGGTCCAGGACCTCGCGCTGTCCCAGGCGCGCCGCTACGTCGCCGGCACCACACTGGACGAGGCGCTGGTCACCGTCCGGCGGCTGGTCGGCGACGGCCTCGCGGTCAGCCTCGACCTGTTCGGCGAGGGCGCGGCCGACGAGGAGGCGCTGGCGGCAACGGTGGACGGCTACCGCGAGGCGGCGGCCGCGCTGGCCGACGTGGGCGGCGACGTGTACCTCGAGATCGTGCCGTCGCACCTCGGGCTGGACCTCGGGCTCGACGTCTGCCGCCGACACGTGGAGCAGCTGGTCGAGTTCCTGCCGGCCGGGTCGCGGCTCGAGATCAGCGCCGAGGAGGCCGAGCGCACGCCGCACATCATGGACCTCACGATCGCGCTGGCCGAGGCGGGCGCGCCGGTCCTGGCGACGGTCCAGGCGAACCTGCGCCGCAGCCCCGGCGACGTCGACCGGCTGCTGGCCGCCGGGGTCCCGGTCCGGCTGGTCAAGGGCGCCTACCTCGAGGCCGCCGACATCGCCCACCGCTGGGGCGACGAGACCGGCGTCGCATTCGTGCGGCTCGCGCACCGGATCCACGCGGGCGGCACGCCGCCGCTGCTGGCCACGCACGACCGGGTGCTGCTAGAGGCCCTGCTCGAGGCGCTGCCCGGCGCCGGGGTCGAGATGCTGCTCGGCGTCCGCGAGGACGACGCCCGCGAGCTGGCCGGCCGCGGCGTGCCGGTGCGCGTCTACGCACCGTACGGCGACAGCTGGTTCCGCTACTGGATGCGCCGGGTGGCCGAGGCGCAAGGGGCGTGACCCGCGGCCACCCGGCAGCTCCTCGGCCTCACACCGGCTGCAGGGTGCTCGTCTCGTAGAGCCGGTCGGCCACGCGCTCGCCGTCGTGCACGAACGCCACGAGATAGGTGCGCAGCTCGCGGGCGAACTCGGCGACGTCCGCCGGCCCGAACCCGGCGATCGACGCCAGGGCGATGACATCGGCGGTCTCCGCGTCGACGATCGCCTCCGTCATCAGGTCCGGGTCGAGTCCGCAGGCCAGCGCGAGGGTGCGGATCGTCTCGCCGCGTTCGAGGGCGGCCTCCAGGGCCGCGGGGGTGACGCCGAGGATCTGTGCCGCCGTCGGGATCGCGTACATGGCCGCCTCCGGGTGAGGGTCGTGTCGTTCGTGAGACCGATCCTGTCCGGCGTTCCTGAGAACATCCGGAGACGGTCCTGAGAAACCTGTATGAGTCCGCGGGCACCGGGTACATGCTGGTCCTTGACGAGCAGCCCCAACCGAGGAGCGGCGACGATGCTCGACGAGGCCCGCCACACCATCGACGACGCCCTGCTCACCCGCATCGACGCGTGGTGGCGGGCGGCCAACTATCTCTCCGTCGGCCAGATCTACCTGCTGGACAACCCGCTGCTGCGCGAGCCGCTGCGCGCCGAGCACGTCAAGCCGCGGCTGCTCGGCCACTGGGGCACGTCGCCCGGGCAGAACTTCCTGTACGCGCACCTCAACCGGGCGATCGTCCAGCGCGACCTCGACATGATCTACCTCTCCGGCCCGGGGCACGGCGGCCCGTCGCTGGTGTCGGCGGCCTGGCTCGACGGCACCTACAGCGAGGTCTACTCCGGCGTCGGCGACGACGAGGCGGGCCTGCGCGAGCTGTTCCGCCAGTTCTCCTTCCCCGGCGGCATCCCCAGCCACGTGGCGCCCGAGACGCCCGGCTCGATCCACGAGGGCGGCGAGCTGGGCTACGTGCTGTCGCACGCCTACGGCGCCGCTTTCGACAACCCCGGGCTGATCGTGGCGGCCTGTGTCGGCGACGGCGAGGCCGAGACCGGCCCGCTGGCCACGGCCTGGCACAGCAACAAGTTCCTCAACCCGGCCACCGACGGCGCCGTGCTGCCGATCCTGCACCTCAACGGCTACAAGATCGCCAACCCGGCGGTGCTGGCCCGCATCCCGCGGCGCGAGCTGGAGCACCTCATGGTCGGCTACGGGTACACGCCCTACTGGTTCGAGGCCGGCTTCGACGACGAGGACCACCTGTCGATCCACCGCCGGTTCGCCGACCTGCTGAACCATGCGCTGGACCAGATCGCGGCCGCCCAGAACGACTTCCGCGCCGGCGAGTACGACCACCGGCCGGACTGGCCGATGATCGTCTTCAAGACGCCCAAGGGCTGGACCGGCCCGCGCGAGGTCGACGGCCACCAGGTCGAGGACACCTACCGGTCGCACCAGGTACCCATGAGCGCCGTCCGCGGCAACGACGAGTACACCCGGCTGCTGGAGCAGTGGATGCGCTCCTACCGGCCCGAGGAGCTGTTCGACGACGACGGCCGGCTCCGCGCCGACCTGCGCGAGCTGTCGCCGTCGGGACCCCGGCGGATGAGCGCGAACCCGCACGCGAACGGCGGTGTCCTCACCCGCGACCTGCGGCTGCCGGAGTTCCGCGAGTTCGCCGTCGACGTGCCGGTGCCCGGCGGGGTGATCGACGAGCCGACGACGGTGCTGGGCCGGTGGCTCGCCGGCGTCGTCAGCGCCAATCCGGACAACTTCCTCATCATGGGGCCGGACGAGACGGCGTCCAACCGGCTGTCGGCGGCCGTGGCGGCCGGCGGCAAGCGCTGGCTGGGCGAGACGCTGCCCACCGACGACTCGCTGTCGCCCACGGGCCGGGTGTTCGAGATGCTGTCGGAGCACCAGTGCCAGGGCTGGCTCGAGGGATACCTGCTGACCGGCCGGCACGGGCTCTTCAACTGCTACGAGGCGTTCATCCACATCATCGACGCCATGTTCAACCAGCACGCGAAGTGGCTGAAGGTGACCCGCGAGATCCCCTGGCGCGCGCCCGTCCCCTCGCTGAACTACCTGCTGTCGTCGCACGTCTGGCGCCAGGACCACAACGGCTTCTCGCACCAGGACCCCGGCTTCATCGACCACGTCGTCAACAAGAAGGCCGACGTCATCCGGGTCTACCTGCCGCCGGACACCAACACGCTGCTGTCCACGTACGACCACTGCCTGCGCAGCCGCGACTACGTCAACGTCGTCGTCTCCGGGAAGCAGCCCGGGCCGCAGTGGCTGACCATGGACGAGGCGATCGCCCACTGCACGCGCGGCATCGGCATCTGGGAGTGGGCCAGCACCGACGGCGGCGAGGGCGAGCCCGACGTCGTCATGGCCTGCGCCGGCGACGTGCCCACGGTCGAGACGCTGGCCGCCGTCGACCTCATGCGCCAGCACCTGCCGGAGCTGCGGGTGCGCGTCGTCAACGTCGTCGACCTCATGCGGCTGCAGGACGAGCACGAGCACCCGCACGGGCTGAGCGCCCGCGAGTTCGACGCGCTGTTCACCACGGACAAGCCGGTCGTGTTCGCCTACCACGGCTACCCGTGGCTGATCCACCGGCTGACCTACCGCCGCACCAACCACGACAACATCCACGTCCGCGGCTACAAGGAGGAGGGCACCACCACGACGCCGTTCGACATGGTGATGCTCAACGACCTCGACCGGTACCACCTGGTCATGGACGTCATCGACCGCGTGCCCGGGCTGGCCGGCGAGCGGGCGGTGCTGCGCCAGCGCATGGCCGACGCGCGCCTGCGGGCCCGCCAGTACACCCGCGAGCACGGCACCGACCTCCCCGAGGTGGCCGACTGGGCCTGGCCCGACGCGCGCGCCCGGGGGCTGCCGAAGCGGGGCGGCGAGGACACGGCGGCCGACTTCGCCGCGACGCCCGGCCCGGTGCAGGGCGAGCAGACGGAGGGTTGACGAGGGTTCGCCCGACGGGGTCCGGCTGTCGGTGGCGCGGGGCTGTCGGTGGCTCGGGGCACAATGCCCGGCATGACGATGACCGTCCGGGCGCTCAACCGTGCCACGCTGGCCCGGCAGCTGCTGCTGGAGCGCGCGTCCACCGACGTGGCCGGCGCGGTCCGGCAGCTGGTCGCGCTGCAGGCCCAGCACCCGGCCTCGCCGTACCTCGCGCTGTGGAACCGGGTCGACGGCTTCGACCCTGCCGCCCTCGACGCCGCGTTCGCCGACGCGACTGTGGTCAAGGCGACCCTCATGCGCGTCACGCTGCACGCGGTGGACGCCGGCGACCACCTCACCTTCAAGCAGGCCATGCAGCCGACGCTGCGCGGAGCCCGGCTCAACGATCGCCGCTACGCCGGCGCCGGCCTGAGCCATGCCGACGCCGAGGCCGCCATCCCCCAGGTGCTCGAGTTCCTCGCATCACCGCGCTCCAACGCCGAGTGCGAGGCCTGGCTGACCGCACGCCGGGGCGAGCCCAGCACGTGGCTGTGGTGGGCGCTGCGGCAGTTCGGGCCGGTGGTGCACGCACCCACCGGCCCGCCGTGGTCGTTCGGCGCCCGGCCGTCGTACGTCGCGCCCGCCCACCCGCCGCCGCTCGCCGACGACGCCACCGCCGCGGCCGCCCTGGCCGAGCTGTTCCGCCGCTACGTCGCCGGCTTCGGGCCCGTGACGATGCCCGACTTCGCCCAGTTCGCGCTGGTCTACCGGCCGCAGGCCAAGGCGGCGGTCGAGGCCCTCGCGGACGAGCTGGAGGAGCTGGCCGGACCCGGGGGCACCGTGCTCCACGACCTGCCCGGCGCGCCCCGCCCGGGCGAGCACGTCCCCGCGCCGCCGCGGTTGCTGGGCATGTGGGACAGCCTGCTGCTGGCGCACGCCGACCGCGGCCGCGTACTCCCGCCCGAGTACCGCAAGCTGGTCATCCGCAGCAACGGCGACACCCTGCCGGCGCTGCTCGTCGACGGGTTCGTGGCCGGCGTGTGGCGCCCGGCCGACGGCGGCGGCATCGAGGCGGCCGCGTTCCACCCGCTGCCGGCGGCCGACTGGGCCGGGCTCTCGGCCGAGGCGGCCGCGCTGACGGCGCTGCTGGCCGAGCGCGACCCCACCGTCTACCGCCGCTACGACCGCTGGTGGACGGGGTTGCCGGCGGCCGAGGTGCGCGTGATCGGCCGCTAGCTACCGGACCACGTCGATGACGACGTTGCCGATCTTGGCGCCGATGTCGACGTAGCGGTGCGCCTCGACGATCCGCTCCAGGGGGTAGTGCCGGTCGATCACGGGCCGGAACTCCCCCGAGGCCAGCAGGTCGCGCAACTGCTCGATCATCTCCCGCCTCTGCAGCGGCACCGGGAACACCACGCGACGACGTCGCAGCAACGGCGTGACCAGGGCCAGGCCGAGGTTCTGCGCGAACGGGCCGAGCTCGGAGCTCACGTAGACGCCGCCGGGGCGCAGCAGCCGACGGCAGCGCCCGAACGTCGCCTTGCCGACGGCGTCGAAGACCGCGTCGAACCCGCCGCCGGCAGAACGGGTGAAGTCCTCGGCGGTGTAGTCGATGACGTGACGCGCCCCCAGCGAGCGGACCAGCTCGACATGCGGCGTGGCGCAGACCGCCGTGACCGCCACGTCCATGGCCGCCAGCAGCTGGACGGCCGCCGAGCCGATGCCGCCGGTCGCCCCGTTGACCAGCACCGCCATGCCGGGCTCGATGCGGGCGCGGCGGATGAACGACTGCGCGTAGTGGGCGCCCTCGGTGGCCGGGGCCGCCTGCGCGAAGGTGACGCCGTCCGGGATCGCGGCCAGGAAGCCGTCCGCCTCGACCGTGAGGTACTCGGCGTGGGCGCCGAACCCGCCCTCGTGGTAGCCGAAGACGCGGTCCCCGGCGGCGTAGCCCGTGACGCCGGCGCCGGTCTCCTCGACCACCCCGGCGTACTCCGTGCCCAGGATCCGCCCGCGCGGGCGGACGACCCGCAGGAACACCGGCGTGCCCGCCCGGTACGCCGTGTCGGTGCGGTTCACCGTCGTCGCGTGCACCCGGACCAGCAGTTCGCCCGGGCCCGCGACCGGCCGGTCCGCGTCGGTCAGACGGACGACCTCGGGCCCGCCGTAGGCCGTCTGCGCCGCCGCTCGCACGCTCCGCACAGTAGCGTGTGACGCCCGCGACTCGCGGAACCGCCATCCCCGTCACGCAGTTCCTCGTATAACAAGCAGTCGGGCCACACTGCTGGAGGTCTTTCGGATGTCGTTCTTCACCCGCCGCCGGGTCCTCATCGGCGTCGGCGGCCTTGCCGCACTCGTGGTGCTGGTGATCGGCGGGACGTATCTCTACGTCAACGTCATCAGCGGCGACGCGCCCGATCCCCTGGCCCTCGAGACGAACCCGCCGCCCGCCAGCGGCGGCGATGTGGACCTCGACGGCACCTGGACGGTCGCCGGCGGCTCCGAGGCCGGCTACCGCGTCGACGAGGTGCTCAACGGCCAGGACAACACCGTCGTCGGCCGGACCAGCGACGTCACGGGCGACATCACCGTCGCCGGCGGCTCGGCCACCGAGGGCGAGATCACCGTCGACACGACGACCATCACCACGGACAGCGGCAGCCGCGACAGCCAGTTCCGCGGCCCGATCCTGCAGACCGACGAGTTCCCGACCTCGACGTTCACGCTCACGTCGCCGGTCTCGCTGGACGGTCTCGAGGACGGCGGCCCGATCACCGTCAGCGCCACCGGCGACCTCAAGGTCCGCGACGTCACGCACTCCATCGAGGTCCAGCTCGACGTGCAGCGCTCCGGCGACGGCGTCCAGGTGGCGGGGTCCGGCGAGATCCAGTTCGCCGACTTCGACGTCGACCCGCCGAACCTCGGCTTCGTGAAGGTCGAGGACCATGGCACCGTCGAGTTCCTCCTGACGCTCAGCAAGGGCTGAACCGGCGAACGACGGCGCTCGCCGTGCGGTGGTGCGCACGACGAGCGCCGTCGTCGGTTCGTGAAGCGAACGGGGTCAGCGCGGCGCGGCCGGCGGCTCCTGGCCCGGCGTCCCGCCCTGGCCCGGCGTCCCGCCCTGGCCCGGCGTCCCGCCCTGGGCCGGCGGATCCGTCGGCAACGGCGTCGTCTGCTGCGTGGGCGCGGCGGCCTGGTCCGGAGGCGGCGGCTGGACCGCGGTCGGGGCCTCGGTGGTGACGGTCGGCGCGTCGGCGGCGCTTCCCGGCCCGAACGGCGCGCCACCGGGCGGCGGCGGGACCGCGCCCGGGTAGCCGGCGGCGGACTCGTCGGCCGGCGGCGCCTGGTTGCGGTTGCGCGACAGGAAGAACAGCAGCGCCGCCAGACCCAGCACCACGACGACGATGAGGATCCAGATCCAGACCGGGATGCCGTCGCCGCCCCCGCCACCGGAGTCGGCGGACCGGGCGCTGATCTCGTTGGCCTCCCCGGGGACCGGGGTCCAGGTGACGGTGGTGCCGTCGAGCTCGCCGTTGTGCTCGGTGACCTCGCCCGGGAACGTGATGGCGACGCGCATCTCGAGCGACTCCATGAGCTGGTCCATGTCGCCGAGCTCACCGGCGTCGCCGCCCAGGCCGCCGAGCTCGCCGGCCATGGTCTCGGGGTCGAACTCGGTCATGTCGAGGGAGCCGTCGACGATGATCTCCTCGCCCTCGTGGGCGATGGTGAACTCGTTGCCCTCGGAGAACTCCGACAGCGCGATGTCCTCGAAGGTCACTCGCTGCCCGACGAAGTCGTCGTCCTCGTACTCCTCGACCTGCGCGCCCTCGGGCATGTCCTCGCTGAGGTCGCCGAAGGCCTCGCTCGGGTCCTCGCCCATGGCCTCGGCCATCGCGGACACGTCACGGCTGAGCGCGAAGATGATCTCGCCGCCGACCGTGTCGCTGTCGGACACATCCAGCTGCATATCCACCTTGATGCACCCGGTGAGGGCCACCGCCATGGCAGCCACCGCCAGAGCGCGCACTGGTCTCATTCGCTTCATGGGGCGCAGCCTGGCACAACGATCATGGTTTCGGCACCTCCGGACGGGTCCGGTGTCCCGGCTACGGTGGACCGATGCGGATCGTGTCGCTCCTCCCGTCGACGACGGAGATCATCTTCGCCCTGGGCGCGGGCGACGACGTCGTCGGCGTGACGTTCGAGTGCGACTTCCCGCCCGAGGCACGCAGCCGTCGCATCGTCTCGACCAGCACCCTCTCCGAGGGCCTGACGCCCGCGGAGATCGACCGCCTCGTCGCCCGGCGCATGGCGGCCGGCGAGGACCTCTACCACCTCGACGAGGGCGCCCTGGCCGGGCTCGACGCCGACCTCGTCGTCACGCAGGACCTCTGCGCGGTGTGCGCCGTCGACGTCACCGAGGTGCGCGATGCCCTGGCCCACCTGCGCTGCACCGCCGACGTGCTCACCGTCGACCCGCAGGACCTCGGTGAGGTGCTCGGGTCGATCCGCCTCATCGGCGCCGCCACTGGCACGCCGGACCGGGCCGATGCGCTGGTACGCGAGCTGACCGGCCGCCTCGACGCCGTGCGGGCGAAGGTCGCCGGGCGCGCGCCGGTGCCCGCCCTGGTGCTGGAGTGGACCGACCCGCCGTTCGCGCCGGGGCACTGGGTGCCGGACATGGTGACGGCGGCCGGCGGCGCCTGCGTCCTGGGCACGGCGGGCGAGCGCTCCTACCGCCTCGATCCGGGCGTGCTCGCGGGCTGCGGCGCCGACGTCGCCGTGTGCGCACCCTGCGGCTTCGGCCTGGACGAGTCCGCGCGGCTGGCAACTGAGCTGGTCCGGGCCGGCGGGCTGCCCGACGTGCCGGTCTGGGCGGTCGACGCCAACGCCTCGTTCGCCCGGCCCGGCCCGCGCCTGGTCGACGGCGTCGAGGCGCTCGCGGCGATCCTGCACCCGGACGCCGCCGGCGAGCCCGACCCCGCGCTGGCGCGGCGGATCGCCTGAGACCGGCGGTCCGTCAGGCGGCCGCGCGCAGGATCTCGAGGGCGCGGTCGGCGTGCTTCTCCATGGCCAGCTCGCTGCGCACGACACCCAGCACGCGCGCATCGGTGCCGATGACGAACGTCTGCCGCTTCACCGGGAGCGCGCCGAAGCGCCGGGCGACGCCGAACTGCGCCGCCACCGTCCGGCCGGGGTCGCTGAGCAGCGGGAAGCCGAGGTCGTTGCCGGAGTCGAAGGCCTGCTGCCGCTCGACGGCGTCGGCGCTGATGCCGACGGGCTGCGCACCGGCGACGGCGAACTCGGCGGACAGGTCGCGGAAGTGGCAGGCCTCGGCCGTGCAGCCGCGGCTCATGGCGGCGGGATAGAAGAACAGCACGACCGGACCGGAGGCCAGCAGCTCGCTGAGCCGGCGCGGGGTGCCGGACTGGTCCGGCAGGACGAAGTCGTCGACGGTGTCACCGGCATCCATGCCTCCATCCTGCCATCGCGTCGTGGTCAGCCCGTGAGGGCCGCCGTCACCAGCAGGACGGCCGAGGACGCCAGCACGGCGATGCTCGCGACCGCCGGCGCCACCGTCAGCCCGCCCGGAGCCACCGCCCGCCGTGCCTCCCACCGCTGCCGCACCGCCAGCAGCGCCGGTGCCGGCCGCTGCCCCGCCCGGGCGACGGCGTCGCGTTCGAGCACCCCGCCCGCAGTGACGTGCCGGTCGTACAGCGCCGACATCGACGCCGGGCCGGGCGCGGCGGCCGCGTGCCAGGTGACGTCGCCGGCGCGCAGCCACAGCGACCAGCCGAAGCCGGCCTCGTCGAGCGCGGCCCAGCCGGCCCGCACGTCGCGGAGCGGGTTGCGGACGGTGACGCCGTCGTCGTCGAGGACCACGGCCGGGCGCCAGCAGAGCGCCCAGAGCAGGCCGCTCGCCCCCGCGGCGAACAGCAGGCCGGTGCCGCCCGGCGGCCGCGCGGCGACCAGCCAGCCCAGCGCCGCCGTCCAGCCCACGACGGCCACGGCGCGGCCGAGCGCGTGGCGCAGGACGACCGGTTCCGTGACTGCTGTCGTCATCGCTCGATGGTGGCACAGTCGTTGATGCAACGGTTTGGTCCGGCCCATGCGTCATCCTGCTGAGAGGTGTTCCGGCGACGGGGAGGAGGTGGTCACGCCATGCGGGTCCGGTCCATTGCGGCCTTCGCCCTGGTGCTGGCCGCCTGCGGATCCGGCGCCGGCCCCGCCGCCGACACCGCCACGGCCGCCAAGACCGGCAGCGAGCCCTCGGCCCGGCGTGTCTGCGACCTGCTCGACCCGGCCGAGGTCCGCGCCGTCTACAGCGGCGGCGAGGTCCGCCTCAGCGACTACGCCGGTCCGGTCGGCGACCCGTCCTTCGAGAGCTGCTACGTCACCATCGACTACGGCACCACCACCCGGCCGCCGAAGCCGTTCCCGCTGATGGTGTCCATGGACCCGGTCTCGGCCGAAGAGCACCTCGCCATGCTCGAGGAGGACGCCGAAGAAGGCATCGGCCCGCGCACCGTGGTGCCCGGCCTCGGCGACGTCGCCTACATCGCCCCCGGGCTCCTGCACGTCTACGCCGGCGACCGCGTGGTGCGCATCCACGGCGGGGGCGACGACAACGCCGTCGACCTCGCCGCCCTGGTGGTCCCGCGGCTGGCCGAGCTGGCGCCGTCGCCCGACCCCGGCAGCACCCAGCCCGCCTGCGACGCCGTCACCCCAGAGGCCGAGGCCGTGCTGGGCGAGCCGGCCACCGGACGCCGCGACCGCCGCACGCAGGACGAGCTGCGCTGCGAGTGGACGGCCGGCGAGACCGTCCTCACCGCCACGCTGCGCGGGCGCGGCGACGAGGTGGGCCGGGTCTGGGCCATGGACCGGCCCGGCGCCGAGGTCGTGCACGTCGGCGGACTGCACGACAACGGCGTCTACGTTCCCAGCGGCCGCGTCTACTTCTGGATGGGCCACCAGCAGGTCGGCATGCTCCTGCGGCAGCGTCCGCACGACCCCGGGCGCGACCGCGACCACCTGGTGGCGCTGGCCGACGCGTTCGCGCCGTCGCTGCTCGACGTCGCGCCGCGGGTCGGTCCGGCGCCCACGCGCTGACGGCTCAGTTCGGGCGGCTCACCACTGGGCGTGCACGAGCGGGCGGATGCGCGCGTCGTAGATGCGCCCGATGGCGGCCGAGGTCGCCCCGTCGAGCGGCGCCAGGTCCGCCGCGGCCGCGTTGGCCCTGGCCTGCTCCGGGTTGCGGGCGCCGGGGATGACCACCGAGACGCCCGGCTGGTCGAGGATCCAGCGCAGCGCCAGCTGGGCCGTGGTGGCGCCGGACGGGGTCAGCGCGGCGATCTCGCGCGCCGCCTCGACGCCCACCTCGAACGGGACGCCCGAGAACGTCTCGCCGACGTCGAAGGCCTCGCCGGCGCGGTTGAACGTGCGGTGGTCGTTCGGCCCGAAGGTCGTCGACGCGTCGTAGCGGCCCGACAGCAGGCCGCTGGCCAGCGGCACCCGGGCGATGATGCCGACGCCGGCCGCCACGGCCGCGGGCAGCACCTCGTCCAGCGGCTTCTGCCGGAAGCAGTTGAGGATGATCTGGATGCTGGCCACGCCCGGCCGGCGGATCGCCGCGAGCGCCTCGTCGCAGGTCTCGACGCTGACCGCGTAGGCCCGCAGGCGCTTCTCCTCGACCAGCGTGTCCAGTGCGTCGAAGACGGCGTCGCGCGAGTAGACCTCGGTGGGCGGGCAGTGCAGCTGCACCAGGTCGAGGGTGTCGACGCCGAGGTTCTCGCGGCTGCGGTCGTTCCACGCCCGGAAGGCGTCCAGCGTGTACGCACCCGGCACGTGCGGATTCGCCCGCCGGCCCATCTTGGTGGCCACCGTGAGCCCGGCGTCGGGCCGGCGCCGCAGCAGCTCGCCGACGAACCGCTCGCTGCGCCCGTCGCCGTACACGTCCGCGGTGTCGATGAACGTCACGCCCGCGTCGACCGCGGCCTCGAGCGCCGCCATCGCGGCGTCCTCGTCGACCGTGCCCCAGTCGGCGCCGATCTGCCACGCGCCGAACCCCACCACACCGACCTGCCGGCCGGTCCGCCCCAGCTGTCTCGTCTCCACGAGACGCGACAGTAGCGGGCGGGCGGCAGGGGTCAGCGCGGCAGGTTGGCCTCGATGGCCCCGACCAGCTCGTCGGACTCCGGCAGCACGCCCGGGCGGAACCGGCCCAGCACGGCGCCGTCGGCCGAGACCAGGAACTTCTCGAAGTTCCACTGCACGTCACCGGCCTCGCCCTCGGCGTCGGCGACCTGCGTCAGCTCCGCGTACAGCGGCTGCTGCGACGGTCCGTTGACGTCGGCCTTCCGGTACAGCGGGAAGGTCACGCCGTAGGTCGTGGAGCAGAACTCCTGGATCTCCTCGGCGGTGCCGGGCTCCTGGCCGCCGAACTGGTTGCACGGGAAGCCGAGCACCGTGAACCCGCGGCCGGCGTAGCGCTCGTGCAGGCGCTCGAGGCCCTCGTACTGCGGGGTCAGGCCGCACTTCGAGGCGACGTTGACGAGCAGCAGGAGGCTGCCCTTGTGGTCGCCGAGCGAGGCGTCCACCCCGTCGATGGTCTGCAGCGGAATGTCGTACAGGCTGGTCAACGCCGTCTCCTCATGCCTGGCTGATGTCGTCCCAGAAGGAAGCCTAGGCTCGCGGCATGGAGATCCGGGACGCCCGCGACGACGACTGGCCGGCCGTCTGGCCGATCCTGCGGGGCATCGTCGCGGCGGGCGAGACGTACACGCTCCCCCGCGACCTCGACGTCGAGCTGGGGCGGCGGATCTGGATGCTGGCGCCTCCG
This genomic window contains:
- a CDS encoding carboxymuconolactone decarboxylase family protein, translated to MTQRLNVSAVAPEGYRAVAGLAAYVKANVDRTLMHLIELRASIINGCSYCVDMHSRDALAAGEDARRLFAVGAWEDAPFFTERERAALALTDSATRLGPGGVPDDVWDMAAKLFTEKELADLLLTIGTINVWNRITVPTRTEPPTTV
- the sigJ gene encoding RNA polymerase sigma factor SigJ, which codes for MEPDHRTDPDRAADDGVIDTASADAAVEVQRHRPMLLGLAYRMLGSTGDAEDVVQDAYLRWRDVDRSEVREPRRYLSRTVTRLALDRLRERKAHASYVGPWLPDPVATAPSPFDPLETVEQRDSVSTATLYLMERLDPVERAVFVLRSAFDLPYAEIAEIVDRTPEHSRQLYHRAAARLGDDRRRFAPSRREHAVLLERFLVAAREGDLATLRSLLHDDAVAWTDGGGRAKAARNPVSGADKVARFFAGIHTRSRPAYELLELNGAPGAILQLYGGPQTLTFSIDDGRISALFLVTNPDKLGWLGR
- a CDS encoding proline dehydrogenase family protein — translated: MIASLARRALYALATSTELESVVRAVPPVQDLALSQARRYVAGTTLDEALVTVRRLVGDGLAVSLDLFGEGAADEEALAATVDGYREAAAALADVGGDVYLEIVPSHLGLDLGLDVCRRHVEQLVEFLPAGSRLEISAEEAERTPHIMDLTIALAEAGAPVLATVQANLRRSPGDVDRLLAAGVPVRLVKGAYLEAADIAHRWGDETGVAFVRLAHRIHAGGTPPLLATHDRVLLEALLEALPGAGVEMLLGVREDDARELAGRGVPVRVYAPYGDSWFRYWMRRVAEAQGA
- a CDS encoding phosphoketolase family protein, with translation MLDEARHTIDDALLTRIDAWWRAANYLSVGQIYLLDNPLLREPLRAEHVKPRLLGHWGTSPGQNFLYAHLNRAIVQRDLDMIYLSGPGHGGPSLVSAAWLDGTYSEVYSGVGDDEAGLRELFRQFSFPGGIPSHVAPETPGSIHEGGELGYVLSHAYGAAFDNPGLIVAACVGDGEAETGPLATAWHSNKFLNPATDGAVLPILHLNGYKIANPAVLARIPRRELEHLMVGYGYTPYWFEAGFDDEDHLSIHRRFADLLNHALDQIAAAQNDFRAGEYDHRPDWPMIVFKTPKGWTGPREVDGHQVEDTYRSHQVPMSAVRGNDEYTRLLEQWMRSYRPEELFDDDGRLRADLRELSPSGPRRMSANPHANGGVLTRDLRLPEFREFAVDVPVPGGVIDEPTTVLGRWLAGVVSANPDNFLIMGPDETASNRLSAAVAAGGKRWLGETLPTDDSLSPTGRVFEMLSEHQCQGWLEGYLLTGRHGLFNCYEAFIHIIDAMFNQHAKWLKVTREIPWRAPVPSLNYLLSSHVWRQDHNGFSHQDPGFIDHVVNKKADVIRVYLPPDTNTLLSTYDHCLRSRDYVNVVVSGKQPGPQWLTMDEAIAHCTRGIGIWEWASTDGGEGEPDVVMACAGDVPTVETLAAVDLMRQHLPELRVRVVNVVDLMRLQDEHEHPHGLSAREFDALFTTDKPVVFAYHGYPWLIHRLTYRRTNHDNIHVRGYKEEGTTTTPFDMVMLNDLDRYHLVMDVIDRVPGLAGERAVLRQRMADARLRARQYTREHGTDLPEVADWAWPDARARGLPKRGGEDTAADFAATPGPVQGEQTEG
- a CDS encoding winged helix DNA-binding domain-containing protein; the encoded protein is MTMTVRALNRATLARQLLLERASTDVAGAVRQLVALQAQHPASPYLALWNRVDGFDPAALDAAFADATVVKATLMRVTLHAVDAGDHLTFKQAMQPTLRGARLNDRRYAGAGLSHADAEAAIPQVLEFLASPRSNAECEAWLTARRGEPSTWLWWALRQFGPVVHAPTGPPWSFGARPSYVAPAHPPPLADDATAAAALAELFRRYVAGFGPVTMPDFAQFALVYRPQAKAAVEALADELEELAGPGGTVLHDLPGAPRPGEHVPAPPRLLGMWDSLLLAHADRGRVLPPEYRKLVIRSNGDTLPALLVDGFVAGVWRPADGGGIEAAAFHPLPAADWAGLSAEAAALTALLAERDPTVYRRYDRWWTGLPAAEVRVIGR